Proteins from a single region of Psilocybe cubensis strain MGC-MH-2018 chromosome 3, whole genome shotgun sequence:
- a CDS encoding Transcription initiation factor IIB → MSAGCLQCSASTVWDASVASAVCTSCGSLADPSQSLLSSSSYLHQNDTLEPSLWDPSASTTLKSLRTRNNWDLAGQGKESRDRKNSYAIAEFIKSLAVSLNASGLSPRATTLFNQVKSASSFRWGKKSRAVAAACLAIALRESSRPDSLHDIALIADVPPTSISRQFMAITSALGLSLPFADPSVHMSTLQAHIASAIHQDSRQDSSLPSTLVNSLGNVCLRSAANIATALGQTLARLCPDHDVLRLPTPPTACGIFILALEAEKRAVFNPLSDLAQYLGTPNHVSKNVVMARYKSIQDIIATWIAKIPWLEKYENKNGRAKNSKRLIVARGLKDAIKFHEDLFQQKSKPSLELDLEVEEEEDNCNQSSGTSPPPSKRPRLSSPMSHAAQFLLDPTGTSLSSHQERSTSSLMSYLPLAGYILASRTGSPAFQAPTRLQLLAHDRGGVDEAHIPDEDLFVEGELEKLIRPDSEISTLREKFGWLEDEDENNLHNDQQPGRKKYNASGKNDEILHGTPLNPRKKSRLNLEALALFMAERHHEDNGPDLSENTFNDNSFEAEDNVLILEDEHRSTIAAGLDASLVDDDDDLHSADETTTSNAYRRYYASLMSGDTVAQEADFALENWSPPTLDHIVSDSRYQEEYD, encoded by the exons ATGTCCGCTGGCTGTCTCCAATGCTCGGCCTCCACAGTCTGGGACGCCAGCGTCGCCTCTGCCGTATGTACATCCTGTGGCTCTCTTGCCGACCCATCCCAGTCGCTTctgtcttcctcgtcgtaCCTGCATCAGAATGATACCTTGGAACCTTCGCTTTGGGATCCATCGGCTTCCACGACCCTCAAAAGTCTCCGCACCCGCAACAATTGGGACCTCGCGGGCCAGGGCAAGGAATCAAGGGACAGAAAGAATTCG TATGCTATTGCCGAGTTCATTAAATCTCTCGCGGTGTCACTCAACGCTTCCGGTCTATCACCGCGTGCTACAACTCTCTTTAATCAGGTAAAATCCGCCAGTAGCTTTCGCTGGGGGAAGAAGTCTAGGGCCGTAGCTGCAGCTTGTTTGGCCATCGCTTTGCGCGAGTCCAGCCGTCCCGATTCACTTCACGACATTGCTTTAATAGCCGATGTCCCACCAACTTCTATTTCACGCCAGTTTATGGCCATTACATCGGCACTCGGTCTATCTCTCCCCTTCGCTGATCCATCCGTGCATATGTCTACTCTCCAGGCACATATCGCTTCTGCAATTCATCAAGATTCTAGACAAGACTCTTCCCTTCCTTCTACTCTGGTCAACTCTCTGGGGAATGTGTGCTTACGTTCTGCTGCCAATATCGCGACTGCCCTTGGGCAAACCCTCGCCAGACTTTGTCCCGACCATGATGTCCTCCGGTTGCCTACGCCGCCCACAGCTTGTGGTATATTCATTTTGGCATTAGAAGCCGAAAAACGAGCAGTCTTTAATCCACTCAGTGACCTTGCACAATACCTGGGCACTCCCAACCACGTTTCAAAAAACGTCGTTATGGCGCGTTACAAATCCATTCAGGACATAATTGCAACATGGATCGCAAAAATACCTTGGTtggaaaaatatgaaaaCAAAAATGGTCGCGCAAAAAATTCCAAACGTCTCATAGTGGCTAGGGGTTTGAAAGACGCAATAAAGTTTCATGAAGACCTTTTTcaacaaaaatcaaaaccatCACTAGAACTAGACCTTGaggtagaagaagaagaagataacTGCAATCAATCTAGTGGAACTTCACCACCGCCCTCTAAAAGACCAAGGCTAAGCAGTCCAATGTCGCATGCTGCCCAGTTTCTTCTCGACCCGACTGGGACGTCATTGTCATCGCATCAAGAACGGTCCACCTCTTCTCTGATGTCTTACCTTCCACTTGCTGGCTACATTCTTGCTAGTCGAACTGGTTCCCCCGCCTTCCAGGCGCCTACCCGCTTGCAGCTTCTCGCCCATGATCGCGGTGGCGTGGATGAAGCTCATATTCCCGATGAAGATCTTTTCGTTGAAGGAGAACTCGAGAAGCTAATCCGTCCGGATTCAGAAATCTCGACACTTAGAGAAAAATTCGGTTGGttagaagacgaagatgagaaTAATCTGCACAATGACCAACAACCGGGACGTAAGAAGTACAATGCATCAGGAAAGAATGATGAAATCCTACACGGAACGCCTTTAAATCCGCGAAAAAAATCGCGTCTCAATCTGGAAGCTCTTGCACTGTTCATGGCTGAGCGTCATCATGAAGACAACGGCCCAGACCTCAGCGAAAATACCTTCAATGACAACTCGTTTGAAGCGGAAGACAATGTTCTTATCTTGGAAGATGAGCATCGAAGCACCATTGCTGCTGGCCTAGACGCTAGTTTGgtcgatgacgacgatgatttACACTCAGCCGACGAAACTACTACTTCAAATGCGTATCGTCGTTATTACGCGTCGCTGATGTCTGGAGACACGGTAGCTCAAGAGGCAGATTTTGCCCTTGAAAATTGGAGTCCACCAACACTTGATCATATCGTATCGGATTCTCGATACCAAGAAGAGTACGATTAA
- a CDS encoding Pyrroline-5-carboxylate reductase produces MGYSLCILGCGTMGIAILSGVIDSLDAISAKLSNGGAPKWESHTPGTLTPVPDASVPSRFLACVSREDSSQKLRKIFSSLGGLGSSVEVLASKNLEAVQAADVVILCCKPQLAYTILSESGIKEALDGKLLISILAGITMRQLTDWVLPTTRVVRAMPNTPCKIREGMTVVSNLVPSAHEETDRAVILKIFSSIGRCRFLEEKHFDACTALSGSGPAFACIFMEAMADGGVMMGLPRAEALELAAQTLQGAARMVLQGGAHPAQIKDSVTTPGGCTIAGLLALEDGRVRSTIARGIQIATERASELGQPGKK; encoded by the exons ATGGGGTATTCTCTTTGCATCCTCG GATGCGGTACTATGGGTATTGCCATCCTTTCTGGTGTGATAGATAGTCTTGATGCCATCTCCGCCAAATTGTCGAATGGAGGAGCCCCAAAATGGGAATCACACACCCCAGGAACTTTGACTCCTGTCCCGGATGCTTCTGTTCCAAGTCGATTCCTGGCTTGCGTTAGCCGTGAAGACAGCTCCCAGAAGCTACGCAAGATTTTTAGCAGCTTAGGAGGTCTTGGATCGTCTGTTGAAGTCCTGGCGTCCAAAAATCTAGAAGCTGTTCAAGCTGCAGATGTTGTAATCTTGTG TTGTAAACCTCAGCTTGCATACACCATTCTGTCTGAGTCTGGAATcaaagaggcgttggatggGAAACTTCTGATTAGTATTCTGGCTGGTATCACCATGCGCCAGCTTACAGATTGGGTGCTTCCCACCACCCGAGTAGTTCGCGCTATGCCCAACACTCCATGCAAG ATCCGTGAAGGGATGACCGTCGTTTCCAATCTCGTCCCCTCCGCACATGAAGAAACAGATCGGGCCGTGATACTGAAAATCTTTTCATCTATTGGACGATGTCGTTTCTTGGAAGAGAAACATTTTGACGCTTGTACCGCTCTATCGGGATCAGGTCCTGCTTTCGCTTGTATCTTTATGGAGGCGATGGCAGATGGTGGCGTGATGATGGGGCTTCCGCGAGCGGAGGCTTTGGAACTAGCAGCTCAGA CTCTTCAAGGGGCCGCACGTATGGTACTCCAAGGCGGTGCTCATCCGGCTCAAATCAAGGATTCAGTCACTA CACCGGGTGGTTGTACTATCGCCGGCCTTTTAGCTTTGGAAGATGGGAGGGTTCGATCTACGATAGCTCGTGGTATCCAAATTGCCACAGAGCGTGCCAGTGAATTGGGACAACCTGGCAAGAAGTAA
- a CDS encoding Phospholipid phosphatase 5 produces the protein MPKAAPMTPIRRRKLIYSYAPDWALTIVLAAFFFSLDKVDGYRRVFSLEDSSIRHPYAVHERVPNVALYFICFVAPFLIMPIVNFITVRSWWDFHNSSLGLILGLSMTGSLTQIVKITVGRPRPDLLDRCKPPPGLTDPPYGSTDWTVCTQTDNGILRDGFRSFFSGHSSMSFAGLGFLAYYLAGKVHLFDNRGHASKAWLALSPFMAASLVAISRTMDYRHHWQDVLVGSLVGTFFAFFTYRQYYPPLSSELSHRPYSPRIKREDNDRAVLPTHIDQFNGQTNIGNRHQYSDSTDDHFELAGTVPRPPGPGRLENVWKQGAGSPDLSQEDVVAGGSANIQSTSGGAFVPLRNPGTTMT, from the exons ATGCCCAAAGCAGCGCCAATGACTCCCATCCGACGCAGGAAGCTGATATATTCGTATGCTCCTGACTG GGCATTGACAATTGTGCTGGC CgcattcttcttctctttggaCAAGGTAGATGGTTACCGAAGAGTATTCTCCTTGGAAGATTCGTC AATTCGCCACCC CTACGCGGTACATGAACGCGTTCCT AATGTTGCACTGTATTTCATCTGCTTTGTTGCGCCGTTTCTCATTATGCCAATCGTCAACTTCATCACTGTCCGGTCCTGGTGGGATTTCCACAATA GTTCCCTAGGGT TAATTCTTGGGTTGTCGATGACCGGCTCTTTGACTCAAATTGTTAAAATCACTGTTGGACGGCCTCGACCAG ACCTCCTTGACCGATGCAAGCCACCTCCAGGACTAACAGACCCCCCATATGGCTCCACGGATTGGACCGTTTGCACGCAAActgacaatggtattttgagAGATGGGTTCCGAAGTTTCTTCTCTGGCCATTCTAGCA TGTCTTTTGCTGGACTAGGCTTTTTAGCATATTATTTGGCGGGCAAAGTGCATCTATTTGACAATAGAGGCCACGCG AGTAAAGCGTGGTTGGCACTTTCTCCGTTCATGGCAGCTTCATTAGTGGCTATCTCTCGTACTATGGATTATCGCC ATCACTGGCAAGATGTGCTAGTTGGCTCACTTGTTGGAACCTTCTTCGCATTCTTTACCTATCGTCAATATTATCCGCCTCTTTCATCTGAGCTCTCTCACCGTCCCTATTCCCCTCGCATCAAGAGGGAAGACAACGATCGTGCTGTTCTTCCTACTCATATTGACCAATTTAATGGTCAAACGAACATCGGTAACAGGCATCAATACTCGGATAGTACCGATGATCATTTCGAATTGGCTGGAACGGTTCCTCGACCACCTGGACCTGGTAGATTGGAAAACGTCTGGAAGCAAGGAGCGGGAAGCCCCGATTTGAGCCAGGAAGATGTTGTGGCAGGTGGCTCGGCGAACATTCAATCTACTTCGGGCGGTGCTTTCGTTCCTTTGAGGAACCCGGGGACAACGATGACGTGA
- a CDS encoding Serine/threonine-protein phosphatase 4 regulatory subunit 2 has product MTESTDIPGQSSTEYDAILEKIAHTDIVDSDWPTLCAAIKEKLEKNISLFLATTQKPPLPAPYSPITTALGGLKLPPFLPRPVGQAQFNDTPVSYMTEEEANEMKENIFAQLDQFESNPPFTIQRLCELCLEPKRHYKSVGKYLRAVEKSILVTSTWDSFPPLTEGELNSAGRSAIMLGSTMQSAPSTPLFSPIPFLHDDARRSKSRSPPPTPFTLDATMPSANDLGEVQALGLVDELDDPNPGHMSDHPTALSSVTSLGDTSRPFLASLDQRFVKSEEDMDTSVGTAGSAPDNMDLDEDKENTKAE; this is encoded by the exons ATGACAGAATCTACCGATATTCCAGGGCAATCCAGCACTG AATACGACGCGATACTGGAAAAAATCGCGCACACTGACATCGTAGA TTCAGACTGGCCTACGCTATGTGCTGCAATCAAAGAGAAATTGGAAAAG AATATCTCACTGTTTTTGGCAACAACCCAGAAACCTCCTTTGCCCGCCCCTTACAGCCCGATTACCACTGCGCTCGGAGGTCTCAAGCTGCCTCCATTCCTACCTCGTCCAGTAGGCCAGGCACAATTTAACGATACTCCCGTTAGCTATATGACTGAAGAAGAGGCAAATGAAATGAAGGAAAACATCTTTGCCCAACTGGATCAATTCGAAAG TAATCCGCCATTCACAATACAACGCCTTTGTGAGTTATGCTTGGAACCAAAAAGACATTACAAGTCTGTTGGCAAATATCTGCGGGCCGTCGAGAAGTCGATCTTAGTGACTTCGACATGGGACAGCTTCCCACCTCTCACCGAAGGTGAATTGAACTCTGCAGGTCGCAGTGCAATTATGCTTGGGTCGACAATGCAGTCTGCTCCAAGCACACCACTATTTTCTCCCATTCCTTTCCTGCATGATGATGCACGAAGATCTAAGTCTCGTAGCCCACCTCCAACCCCATTCACCTTAGACGCCACGATGCCTAGCGCAAATGATTTGGGAGAAGTACAAGCACTAGGACTGGTTGATGAACTAGACGATCCCAATCCTGGACATATGAGCGATCATCCTACAGCACTGTCATCCGTCACTTCTCTAGGGGATACTTCACGACCATTTCTAGCAAGTTTAGATCAACGTTTCGTGAAATCAGAAGAGGATATGGACACAAGTGTCGGAACTGCTGGTTCTGCACCCGATAATATGGATTTAGATGAAGACAAAGAGAATACCAAAGCAGAATGA
- a CDS encoding 26s proteasome regulatory subunit 6B — translation MDEIGIDIQRNEPTFDSVVSEKSALIQELQEEDLYIKYKKLARHLEMLDIQESYIKDEQANLKRELIRAQEEVKRIQSVPLVIGQFLEPIDQHTGIVGSTTGSNYVVRILSTLDRELLKPSSSVALHRHSNALVDILPPEADSSIAMLGKDEKPDVSYSDVGGMDSQKQEIREAVELPLTHFDLYKKIGIDPPRGVLLYGPPGTGKTMLVKAVAHHTSASFIRVVGSEFVQKYLGEGPRMVRDVFRMARENSPAIIFIDEIDAIATKRFDAQTGADREVQRILLELLNQMDGFDQGSTVKVIMATNRADTLDPALMRPGRLDRKIEFPLPSRREKRLIFQTVTSKMNLGPDVDLEDYVSRPDRISSAEIASIVQAAGLQAVRKNRYVILPVDFEEAWKQTVKRSDETHEFYR, via the exons ATGGATGAAATTGGCATCGACATTCAGCGAAAT GAACCAACCTTTGACTCGGTGGTGAGCGAGAAGTCGGCGCTCATCCAAGAACTTCAAGAAGAGGATCTGTACATCAAATACAAGAAACTCGCGCGACATCTAGAAATGCTCGACATTCAGGAAAGCTATATTAAGGACGAGCAGGCCAACCTAAAACGAGAACTCATTCGTGCACAAGAGGAAGTAAAACGCATACAATCGGTTCCACTCGTCATTGGCCAATTCCTGGAGCCTATCGACCAGCACACAGGTATCGTCGGCTCTACGACCGGGTCTAACTATGTGGTTCGAATTTTGTCAACTCTGGATCGAGAGCTTCTCAAACCCTCGTCATCTGTcgctcttcatcgtcattcAAATGCTCTAGTGGATATCCTTCCCCCGGAAGCAGATTCATCTATTGCCATGCTTGGAAAGGACGAGAAGCCGGACGTTTCCTACTCAGATGTGGGTGGAATGGACTCGCAAAAGCAGGAAATTAGGGAAGCTGTCGAGCTACCCCTTACACACTTTGACCTATACAAGAAGATTGGTATTGACCCTCCAAGAGGTGTATTATTGTACGGTCCTCCTG GTACCGGTAAAACGATGCTAGTAAAGGCTGTAGCGCATCACACATCAGCGTCTTTCATCCGTGTCGTCGGAAGCGAGTTTGTTCAGAAGTATCTCGGTGAAGGTCCCCGTATGGTTCGAGATGTTTTCCGAATGGCTCGAGAAAACTCCCCTGCTATCATCTTTATCGACGAAATTGACGCCATCGCCACCAAACGTTTCGATGCGCAGACGGGTGCGGATCGAGAGGTCCAGCGTATTCTACTTGAGCTGCTCAACCAGATGGACGGTTTTGACCAAGGTAGCACTGTCAAG GTTATCATGGCTACAAATCGAGCTGATACTCTCGATCCTGCCCTGATGCGTCCTGGTCGTCTTGATCGCAAAATTGAATTCCCTCTTCCTTCACGAAGAGAGAAACGTTTGATATTCCAAACTGTGACGAGCAAAATGAATTTAGGCCCAGACGTAGATCTGGAAGATT ATGTTTCTCGACCTGACCGGATATCCTCCGCAGAAATTGCATCTATTGTACAAGCCGCGGGACTCCAAG CTGTTCGTAAGAATCGTTATGTCATTTTGCCAGTCGACTTCGAGGAAGCTTGGAAA CAAACCGTCAAACGGTCGGACGAAACCCATGAATTCT ATCGGTAG
- a CDS encoding U4/U6.U5 small nuclear ribonucleoprotein 27 kDa protein, whose translation MSSRTEPRRRDRSWEREDRGDRHSYGSSSRGGRSRGSHSYRDRDEPRRRSSRSRSPRRDRVSERRGGHERRDRDYRRDKDDDRRDRDRSRDRDKERERRVDDRRRDRDEDKREVSRRDSRDGSVSRAEPNDRIPPPRTQPGPSETTKSSQPSKPNLDPDVPDHAEEEGEAVDNANDDEAAMMAMMGVTGFGSTKSNVQGKHVAGNQEGAVNIKKERTWRQYMNRRGGFNRPLDKIK comes from the exons ATGTCTTCCCGCACTGAGCCCAGGAGACGGGACCGTAGCTGGGAGAGAGAAGACCGAGGAGATAGGCACTCATACGGAAGTAGCAGTAGAGGTGGTCGTTCAAGAGGCAGTCACTCATACCGCGACCGCGACGAACCGAGAAGACGCTCAAGTCGGTCACGTAGTCCACGTAGGGATAGGGTCTCAGAACGGCGAGGTGGACACG AACGCCGAGATAGGGACTACAGGCGCGACAAAGATGATGACCGtcgggacagggacaggTCTAGGGACAGGgataaagaaagagagagacgAGTTGATGACAGAAGACGGGATCGTGATGAAGATAAACGAGAAGTATCCCGAAGAGATTCAAGAGATGGTTCCGTCTCACGAGCAGAGCCAAACGATCGCATACCGCCACCTAGAACACAACCAGGGCCTTCTG AGACTACTAAGTCATCTCAACCATCTAAGCCCAATCTTGACCCAGATGTACCTGACCatgctgaagaagaaggcgaagCTGTTGATAATGcaaacgacgacgaggcAGCTATGATGGCCATGATGGGTGTAACAGGGTTTGGTAGCACCAAG AGCAATGTACAGGGAAAGCATGTCGCTGGGAATCAGGAAGGTGCTGTTAACATCAAGAAAGAGCGGACATGGCGGCAATACATGAATAG GCGAGGAGGATTTAACAG GCCCCTTGACAAAATCAAATGA
- a CDS encoding Eukaryotic translation initiation factor eIF-1: MSVQNLNTYDPFADEGDPLGDSADVGSTADYIHIRIQQRNGRKTLTTLQGLPKQYDSKKLLKAFKKEFACNGTLVDDEKMGQVIQLQGDQRAKISAFLVENGLEKSTIKVHGF, encoded by the exons ATGAGCGTACAGAACCTCAATACATACG ATCCCTTTGCAGACGAAGGGGACCCGCTTGGCGACAGTGCCGACGTTGGATCCACCGCAGATTACATACACATTCGTATTCAACAGCGCAATGGACGCAAGACTCTGACTACTCTCCAGGGTCTGCCTAAAC AATATGATTCCAAGAAGCTTTTGAAGGCTTTCAAGAAG GAATTCGCCTGTAACGGTACCCTTGTCGATGATGAGAAGATGGGTCAGGTTATTCAGCTTCAAGGAGACCAGAGGGCAAAGATTTCTGCTTTCCTCGTCGAGAATGGATTGGAAAAATCCACCATCAAGGTTCATGGATTCTAG
- a CDS encoding Nuclear cap-binding protein subunit 2, whose protein sequence is MAHVVSPLDQPSNYKDSQTRVDRQKQNDLLAKSTTLYIGNLSFYTTEEQIYELFTKCTSPEDGGGIKRIIMGLDRNTRTPCGFCFVEYYTHAEALASMRYVSGTKLDERIIRCDLDLGYKEGRQFGRGKSGGQVRDEHRQDYDPGRGGWGAQAQRIEIERRREVEERYADAQDGPGAVAGGGGDWKQENVSQVEKKKRARSPEDEGEGDSDVRLGQRPKMDEEMEAERM, encoded by the exons ATGGCTCATGTAGTCTCTCCCTTGGACCAACCTTCAAATTATAAGGATTCTCAGACCCGCGTCGACCGCCAGAAGCAAAATGATCTCCTTGCAAAGTCAACAACACTTTAT ATTGGTAACTTGAGTTTCTATACTACGGAAGAGCAGATATATGAGCTCTTTACAAAATGTACCAGCCCAGAGGATGGTGGAGGGATTAAACGAATCATTATGGGCCTTGACAGGAACACAAG GACACCATGCGGATTCTGCTTTGTAGAGTATTATACTCATGCAGAAGCTCTCGCAAGTATGCGTTATGTTAGTGGCACCAAACTTGACGAACGGATAATACGTTGCGACCTTGACTTGGGCTACAAGGAAGGTCGGCAATTTGGACGGGGTAAAAGTGGTGGTCAGGTAAGAGATGAACACCGGCAGGATTATGACCCAGGCCGTGGAGGATGGGGTGCTCAGGCCCAACggattgaaattgaaaggaGGAGGGAAGTCGAGGAACGGTATGCTGATGCCCAGGATGGTCCTGGTGCTGTGgcaggtggaggtggggactggaaacaagaaaatgtatcccaagttgaaaagaaaaaacgagCAAGGTCACCAGAAgacgaaggtgaaggtgacaGCGATGTACGCCTT GGCCAAAGACCAAAGATGGACGAGGAAATGGAAGCCGAAAGAATGTAA